The following proteins are co-located in the Spinactinospora alkalitolerans genome:
- a CDS encoding ABC transporter ATP-binding protein: MDTAAVEVTDLVKRYGGTTAVAGLSFAAPRGAVTALLGPNGAGKTSTIEICEGFRRADSGRVRVLGLDPAADARALKPRVGVMLQAGGVPTGARAGEWLRLMAAFHADPVPPQELLERLGLLSAARTPFRRLSGGQQQRLSLAAAVIGRPELVFLDEPTAGLDPQARMAAWELVGELRDAGVGVVLTTHHMEEAERLADHVVIVDHGRVVADGSTADLTDARQELRFRADPGLDTASLLRALPGECDVEELPGGQYVAVSADPAGLGPGFLATVTTWCAANGVLPEDLRVQRRTLEDVFLELTGRDLRES, from the coding sequence ATGGACACAGCCGCGGTCGAGGTAACCGACTTGGTCAAGCGCTACGGCGGCACCACCGCCGTGGCCGGCCTGTCGTTCGCCGCGCCCCGCGGCGCCGTGACCGCACTGCTCGGACCCAACGGCGCGGGCAAGACCTCGACGATCGAGATCTGCGAGGGGTTCCGCCGCGCCGACTCCGGCCGCGTCCGCGTCCTCGGCCTGGACCCGGCGGCCGACGCCCGCGCGCTCAAGCCCAGGGTCGGCGTGATGCTGCAGGCCGGCGGGGTGCCCACCGGCGCGCGCGCCGGCGAGTGGCTGCGGCTCATGGCCGCCTTCCACGCCGACCCCGTCCCGCCGCAGGAGCTGCTGGAGCGGTTGGGGCTGCTCTCCGCGGCGCGGACGCCGTTCCGCCGACTGTCCGGCGGGCAGCAGCAGCGGCTGTCGCTGGCCGCGGCCGTGATCGGCCGCCCCGAACTGGTCTTCCTGGACGAGCCGACCGCCGGCCTGGACCCCCAGGCCCGCATGGCCGCCTGGGAGCTCGTCGGCGAACTGCGCGACGCCGGTGTGGGGGTGGTGCTGACCACCCACCACATGGAGGAGGCCGAGCGGCTCGCCGACCACGTGGTCATCGTCGACCACGGCCGGGTGGTCGCCGACGGCAGCACCGCCGACCTCACCGACGCGCGGCAGGAGCTGCGCTTCCGCGCCGATCCGGGCCTGGACACCGCGAGCCTGCTGCGGGCGCTGCCCGGCGAGTGCGACGTCGAGGAGCTCCCCGGCGGCCAGTACGTGGCCGTGAGCGCCGACCCCGCCGGGCTGGGGCCGGGATTCCTGGCCACGGTCACCACCTGGTGCGCGGCCAACGGCGTCCTGCCCGAGGACCTGCGCGTACAGCGGCGCACCCTCGAAGACGTCTTCCTCGAACTCACCGGCCGGGACCTCCGCGAATCATGA
- a CDS encoding helix-turn-helix transcriptional regulator, with translation MSHDPRADGTAATGASRTPAGPELGAETGTRARVARLILEHGPITASTLGERLGLTPAAIRRHLDNLMVEGMVEARDARPQGRRGRGRPARVFAITEAGRDAFVHGYDDLASSALRFLAEKAGPAAVTEFARRQVADLERRYRPRLAEVPPQQRVRLLAEALSSDGYAASAGEAPAPGGGEQLCQHHCPVAHVAAEFPELCDAEVEAFARLLDTPVRRLATIAHGDGVCTTHVSPRDINPAGPGAGPLPSEGGPRRGERHRDARHRDKQYRDKQHHDRQEGRLSPGGSA, from the coding sequence ATGAGCCACGATCCGCGGGCAGACGGGACCGCCGCGACCGGCGCGTCGCGGACGCCCGCAGGTCCCGAGCTCGGAGCCGAGACCGGCACCCGGGCACGGGTGGCGCGGCTCATTCTCGAACACGGTCCGATCACGGCGTCCACGCTGGGTGAACGCCTCGGGCTGACGCCGGCGGCGATCCGCCGCCACCTTGACAACCTGATGGTCGAGGGCATGGTCGAGGCGCGTGACGCCCGGCCGCAGGGGCGGCGGGGCAGAGGCCGCCCCGCCCGCGTCTTCGCCATCACCGAGGCCGGCCGCGACGCGTTCGTGCACGGTTACGACGACCTCGCCTCCAGCGCCCTGCGCTTTCTCGCCGAGAAGGCCGGGCCGGCGGCGGTCACCGAGTTCGCCCGCCGCCAGGTGGCCGACCTCGAACGCCGTTACCGTCCGCGGCTCGCCGAGGTCCCGCCGCAGCAGCGGGTCCGGCTGCTGGCCGAGGCGCTGTCCTCCGACGGCTACGCCGCCTCGGCCGGAGAGGCGCCGGCCCCCGGCGGCGGCGAGCAGTTGTGCCAGCACCACTGCCCGGTGGCCCACGTCGCGGCGGAGTTCCCCGAGCTGTGCGACGCCGAGGTCGAGGCGTTCGCGCGGCTGCTGGACACTCCGGTGCGCCGGCTGGCCACCATTGCCCACGGCGACGGTGTCTGCACGACCCACGTCAGCCCCCGCGACATCAATCCGGCGGGCCCCGGGGCCGGCCCTCTCCCGAGTGAGGGCGGGCCGCGCCGCGGTGAGCGGCACCGGGACGCCCGGCACCGCGACAAGCAGTACCGCGACAAGCAGCACCATGACAGGCAAGAAGGACGTCTGAGTCCAGGAGGATCCGCGTAA
- a CDS encoding non-heme iron oxygenase ferredoxin subunit — protein sequence MADSFVKVCALGDIPEEGALGVEIDDTPVALVRSEGEVYAISDICSHAEVNLSEGEVEDGTIECWLHGSCFDLGSGKPINPPATQPVPTYVVKIDGDDVLVSLDTKNS from the coding sequence ATGGCTGATTCGTTCGTCAAGGTCTGCGCGCTCGGTGACATCCCCGAAGAGGGGGCGCTCGGCGTCGAGATCGACGACACCCCGGTGGCGCTGGTGCGCAGCGAGGGCGAGGTGTACGCGATCAGCGACATCTGCTCCCACGCCGAGGTGAACCTGTCCGAGGGCGAGGTCGAGGACGGCACGATCGAGTGCTGGCTGCACGGATCGTGCTTCGACCTCGGCTCGGGCAAGCCGATCAACCCGCCGGCGACGCAGCCGGTACCCACCTATGTTGTGAAGATCGACGGCGACGACGTGCTCGTCTCGCTGGACACGAAGAACTCTTAA
- the sufB gene encoding Fe-S cluster assembly protein SufB, with protein sequence MTSIAHPELEGLGTYEYGWADSDAAGAAARRGLNEEVVRDISGKKNEPDWMRDLRLKALKLFGKKPLPAWGADLSKIDFDNIKYFVRSTEQQAASWEDLPEDIKNTYDKLGIPEAEKQRLVAGVAAQYESEVVYHQIREDLEAQGVLFLDTDTALKEHPEIFKEYFGTVIPAGDNKFSALNTAVWSGGSFIYVPPNVHVEIPLQAYFRINTENMGQFERTLIIVDEGAYVHYVEGCTAPIYKSDSLHSAVVEIIVKKNARCRYTTIQNWSNNVFNLVTKRAVAYEGATMEWIDGNIGSQVTMKYPAVYLMGEHAKGETLSIAFAGEGQHQDTGSKMVHCAPNTSSTIVSKSVARGGGRASYRGLVQVQEGASHSKSTVKCDALLIDTESRSDTYPYNDIREDDVEMGHEATVSKVSEDQLFYLMSRGLDEDEAMAMIVRGFVEPIARELPMEYALELNRLIELQMEGAVG encoded by the coding sequence ATGACGTCTATCGCGCACCCCGAGCTCGAAGGGCTCGGCACCTATGAGTACGGCTGGGCCGACTCCGACGCGGCCGGCGCCGCCGCGCGCCGCGGCTTGAACGAGGAGGTCGTCCGCGACATCTCCGGCAAGAAGAACGAGCCGGACTGGATGCGCGACCTGCGGCTGAAGGCACTCAAGCTGTTCGGCAAGAAGCCGCTGCCCGCATGGGGTGCAGACCTCTCCAAGATCGACTTCGACAACATCAAGTACTTCGTGCGCTCCACGGAGCAGCAGGCCGCCTCCTGGGAGGACCTGCCCGAGGACATCAAGAACACCTACGACAAGCTGGGCATCCCCGAAGCGGAGAAGCAGCGCCTGGTCGCCGGTGTCGCCGCGCAGTACGAGTCCGAGGTCGTCTACCACCAGATCCGCGAGGACCTGGAGGCGCAGGGGGTCCTCTTCCTCGACACCGACACCGCTCTCAAGGAGCACCCGGAGATCTTCAAGGAGTACTTCGGCACGGTCATCCCGGCCGGCGACAACAAGTTCTCCGCGCTGAACACCGCCGTGTGGAGCGGTGGCTCCTTCATCTACGTGCCGCCGAACGTGCACGTCGAGATCCCGCTGCAGGCCTACTTCCGGATCAACACCGAGAACATGGGCCAGTTCGAGCGGACGCTGATCATCGTCGACGAGGGCGCCTACGTGCACTACGTCGAGGGCTGCACCGCTCCGATCTACAAGTCGGACTCGCTGCACTCCGCGGTCGTGGAGATCATCGTCAAGAAGAACGCCCGCTGCCGCTACACGACCATCCAGAACTGGTCGAACAACGTCTTCAACCTGGTGACCAAGCGCGCCGTCGCCTACGAGGGCGCCACCATGGAGTGGATCGACGGCAACATCGGCTCCCAGGTGACGATGAAGTACCCGGCCGTCTACCTCATGGGCGAGCACGCCAAGGGCGAGACGCTGTCGATCGCGTTCGCCGGCGAGGGCCAGCACCAGGACACCGGTTCCAAGATGGTGCACTGCGCGCCCAACACCTCCTCGACCATCGTGTCCAAGTCGGTGGCCCGCGGTGGCGGCCGCGCCTCCTACCGCGGCCTGGTCCAGGTCCAGGAGGGCGCGAGCCACTCCAAGTCCACGGTCAAGTGCGACGCCCTGCTGATCGACACCGAGAGCCGGTCCGACACCTACCCCTACAACGACATCCGCGAGGACGACGTTGAGATGGGCCACGAGGCCACGGTCTCCAAGGTGAGCGAGGACCAGCTCTTCTACCTGATGAGCCGCGGCCTCGACGAGGACGAGGCCATGGCGATGATCGTGCGCGGGTTCGTCGAGCCCATCGCGCGCGAGCTGCCCATGGAGTACGCGCTGGAGCTGAACCGGCTCATCGAGCTGCAGATGGAAGGAGCGGTTGGTTAA
- the sufC gene encoding Fe-S cluster assembly ATPase SufC has translation MTKFEIRGLRADVLIGAEERQEILKGVDLTVNSGETHAIMGPNGSGKSTLAYAVAGHPKYEITEGEVLLDGENVLEMGVDERARAGLFLAMQYPVEVPGVSMSNFLRSAVTAVRGEAPKLRAFSKELQGTMGSLSIDSSFASRGVNEGFSGGEKKRHEILQLELLKPKVAVLDETDSGLDVDALKVVSEGINRARATGEVGVMLITHYTRILQYVQPDFVHVFAGGRIAESGGAELADVLESEGYERFAKAGASK, from the coding sequence ATGACGAAGTTTGAGATTCGCGGACTGCGCGCCGACGTCCTCATCGGCGCCGAGGAGCGCCAGGAGATCCTCAAGGGCGTCGACCTCACCGTCAACTCCGGTGAGACCCACGCGATCATGGGCCCCAACGGCTCCGGCAAGTCCACCCTGGCCTACGCCGTCGCCGGCCACCCCAAGTACGAGATCACCGAAGGCGAGGTGCTGCTCGACGGCGAGAACGTCCTGGAGATGGGCGTCGACGAGCGTGCCCGCGCCGGCCTGTTCCTCGCCATGCAGTACCCGGTCGAGGTCCCCGGTGTGTCCATGTCCAACTTCCTGCGCAGCGCGGTCACCGCGGTGCGCGGCGAGGCCCCGAAGCTGCGCGCCTTCTCCAAGGAGCTGCAGGGCACCATGGGCAGCCTCTCGATCGACTCCTCCTTCGCCTCCCGCGGCGTCAACGAGGGCTTCTCCGGCGGTGAGAAGAAGCGCCACGAGATCCTGCAGTTGGAGCTGCTCAAGCCGAAGGTGGCCGTCCTCGACGAGACCGACTCCGGCCTCGACGTCGACGCCCTGAAGGTCGTCTCCGAGGGCATCAACCGGGCCCGCGCCACCGGCGAGGTCGGCGTCATGCTGATCACCCACTACACCCGGATCCTGCAGTACGTGCAGCCCGACTTCGTGCACGTCTTCGCCGGCGGCCGCATCGCCGAGTCCGGCGGCGCCGAGCTGGCCGACGTGCTGGAGTCCGAGGGCTACGAGCGGTTCGCGAAGGCGGGCGCTTCCAAGTGA
- the sufD gene encoding Fe-S cluster assembly protein SufD yields the protein MASPNIETKAHSHGAGEIPISKLDVHGSFDVDDFPVPGGREEEWRFTPLRRLRGLHDGRNIADGVVKVETEAPAEVTVETVDRGDARLGTSFLPTDRVSALAYSAFAQATVVTVPKETEASAPVFVRTTGVERGDAYGHVLVRAERHSSATVVLEYAGSSVYADNVEFVVEDGARLTVISLQDWERDATQVSHHYTKVGRDARFRSFVVTLGGDLVRLSPKVGYTGPGGDAELHGLYFTGPGQHHEHRSLIDHNVSKTRSRVEYKGALSGDDAHAVWIGDVIIGEGTEGTDSYEHNRNLVLTDNTRVDSVPNLEIFTGEVEGAGHASASGRLDDIHLFYLQSRGIPADEARRLVIRGFFAELINRIEVPELRERIMDEVEEKLQEQGLDG from the coding sequence ATGGCCAGCCCCAACATTGAGACCAAGGCCCACAGCCACGGGGCCGGGGAGATTCCCATCTCCAAGCTCGACGTGCACGGGTCGTTCGATGTGGACGACTTCCCGGTGCCGGGCGGCCGCGAGGAGGAGTGGCGGTTCACCCCGCTGCGCCGCCTGCGCGGGCTGCACGACGGCCGCAACATCGCCGACGGCGTGGTCAAGGTCGAAACCGAGGCCCCGGCCGAGGTCACCGTCGAGACGGTGGACCGCGGCGACGCCCGCCTGGGCACGTCGTTCCTGCCCACCGACCGGGTCAGCGCCCTGGCCTACAGCGCCTTCGCTCAGGCCACGGTCGTCACGGTGCCCAAGGAGACCGAGGCCTCGGCGCCGGTCTTCGTCCGGACCACCGGTGTCGAGCGGGGCGACGCCTACGGCCACGTCCTGGTGCGCGCCGAGCGCCACTCCTCGGCCACCGTCGTCCTGGAGTACGCCGGCAGCTCCGTCTACGCCGACAACGTCGAGTTCGTCGTCGAGGACGGCGCCCGGCTCACCGTGATCAGCCTGCAGGACTGGGAGCGCGACGCCACCCAGGTGTCGCACCACTACACCAAGGTCGGCCGCGACGCCCGCTTCAGGAGCTTCGTGGTCACCCTCGGCGGCGACCTCGTCCGGCTCTCGCCGAAGGTCGGCTACACCGGCCCCGGCGGCGACGCCGAGCTGCACGGCCTGTACTTCACCGGCCCCGGCCAGCACCACGAGCACCGCTCCCTGATCGACCACAACGTCTCCAAGACCCGCAGCCGGGTGGAGTACAAGGGCGCTCTGAGCGGCGACGACGCCCACGCGGTCTGGATCGGTGACGTGATCATCGGCGAGGGCACCGAGGGCACCGACTCCTACGAGCACAACCGCAACCTCGTCCTCACCGACAACACCCGGGTCGACTCCGTGCCGAACCTGGAGATCTTCACCGGCGAGGTCGAGGGCGCCGGGCACGCCAGCGCCAGCGGCCGGCTCGACGACATCCACCTCTTCTACCTCCAGTCGCGCGGCATCCCCGCCGACGAGGCCCGCCGCCTGGTGATCCGCGGCTTCTTCGCCGAGCTCATCAACCGGATCGAGGTCCCGGAGCTGCGCGAGCGGATCATGGACGAGGTCGAGGAGAAGCTGCAGGAGCAGGGGCTCGATGGCTGA